The following are encoded in a window of Deinococcus budaensis genomic DNA:
- a CDS encoding SARP family transcriptional regulator, whose amino-acid sequence MPLMRASEQGDAEARVEYGNLLRLQGRFPEAIRHFEAVTPGLTGELALRALRWWGTAEFQAGQMAEGLERCERAWRGYMALGDDERIGRVTQTVAQMLVQTGELTRAQHLYQEALRLLPSDRTPIARLSALTGLANVQVLTGDFRGAQATIAQAREALDQTDALTPRAYLLTVEAALHHLTGDHAAHLRTLEELRAIVETTRDFELLIWTATRFADLHSRQGQHGRALEVLLDLAPDATHPAVTQARGILLGRRQHHAQAAEHLSRALEAPGLGEGQRVRALLYLAEAQSRLGEDAASLHTFRAALTALVSARDRILYRPDLQELTPLVQRALLDPDLAPDMQLVLDKLSVPGSEAPQGASSLHLRVHTLGRAELERDGEPVALSLEGAVLTLVYLALHPGRTRRELEATLYPDRDPKTAGDYFRAVFRELRVRLGAEVLEMQGSPKQPRYRLGPDVHVHLDVTELRAALAAGDLARALSLYRGPFLPGLRMESEWADELREELRLLLTMEVRERLTRAREEGDLRRALLLANEFLRIDPYDLGVLEARVEIARQVAPPQELARYVVELHRMQP is encoded by the coding sequence ATGCCCTTGATGCGTGCCAGTGAGCAGGGAGACGCTGAAGCCCGGGTCGAATACGGCAACCTCCTGCGTCTTCAGGGCCGTTTCCCCGAGGCCATCCGGCATTTCGAGGCCGTCACTCCGGGCCTGACGGGAGAACTCGCCCTCCGGGCGTTGCGCTGGTGGGGAACCGCCGAGTTTCAGGCAGGTCAGATGGCCGAGGGGCTGGAGCGCTGTGAGCGGGCCTGGCGCGGCTATATGGCGCTGGGCGACGACGAGCGCATCGGCCGCGTGACCCAGACGGTCGCGCAGATGCTGGTCCAGACCGGGGAATTGACCCGCGCTCAGCACCTCTATCAGGAAGCCTTGCGCCTGCTGCCCAGTGACCGCACCCCCATCGCCCGCCTCTCGGCGCTGACCGGGCTGGCAAACGTGCAGGTGCTGACGGGCGATTTCCGGGGCGCTCAGGCCACCATCGCGCAGGCGCGGGAAGCCCTGGACCAGACCGACGCGCTGACGCCGCGCGCCTACCTGCTGACCGTCGAGGCGGCATTGCACCACCTGACCGGAGACCACGCGGCCCACCTGCGGACCCTGGAGGAACTGCGCGCCATCGTGGAAACCACGCGCGATTTCGAGCTGCTGATCTGGACGGCAACCCGCTTTGCCGACCTCCACAGCCGTCAGGGCCAGCATGGGCGGGCACTGGAGGTGCTGCTGGACCTGGCCCCCGACGCCACGCACCCGGCTGTGACCCAGGCGCGCGGGATTCTGCTGGGGCGGCGCCAGCATCACGCTCAGGCGGCTGAACACCTGAGCCGGGCGCTGGAGGCCCCGGGGTTGGGCGAGGGCCAGCGGGTGCGGGCGCTGCTGTACCTGGCCGAGGCGCAGTCGCGGCTGGGGGAGGACGCGGCGAGCCTGCACACCTTCCGCGCGGCGCTGACGGCGCTGGTGAGCGCCCGCGACCGGATTCTGTACCGCCCCGACCTTCAGGAACTCACCCCCCTGGTGCAGCGCGCCCTGCTTGACCCGGACCTCGCGCCCGATATGCAGCTGGTGCTGGACAAGCTCAGCGTGCCCGGCAGCGAGGCGCCGCAGGGGGCGTCTTCCCTGCACCTGCGCGTCCACACGCTGGGCCGCGCCGAGCTGGAACGGGACGGCGAGCCGGTCGCGCTCAGCCTGGAGGGCGCGGTGCTGACGCTGGTGTACCTCGCGCTGCATCCGGGCCGCACCCGCCGCGAACTGGAAGCGACCCTCTACCCCGACCGCGATCCCAAGACCGCCGGGGACTACTTCCGGGCCGTGTTCCGTGAGCTGCGGGTGCGGCTGGGGGCCGAGGTGCTGGAGATGCAGGGCAGCCCCAAGCAGCCGCGTTACCGCCTGGGACCGGACGTGCATGTCCATCTGGACGTGACCGAGCTGCGCGCCGCGCTGGCGGCAGGGGACCTGGCCCGCGCCCTCTCGCTGTACCGGGGACCCTTCCTGCCGGGGCTGCGGATGGAGAGCGAGTGGGCCGACGAGCTGCGTGAGGAACTGCGCCTGCTGCTCACCATGGAGGTCCGCGAGCGCCTGACCCGCGCCCGCGAGGAAGGCGACCTGCGCCGCGCCCTGCTCCTCGCCAACGAGTTCCTGCGCATCGATCCCTACGACCTCGGGGTGCTGGAGGCGCGGGTCGAGATCGCCCGTCAGGTCGCGCCGCCGCAGGAACTCGCCCGCTACGTGGTCGAACTCCACCGGATGCAGCCGTGA
- the pdxH gene encoding pyridoxamine 5'-phosphate oxidase, translating into MTDLTGLRLSYTRAELRRADLNPDPLAQFQGWLDEAIGAGLREPYALSLATADAEGRPSVRTVLLRGAEERGLTFYTNYDSHKGRDLGVNPRAEVLFHWPEHERQVRAYGPVERVPEEESAAYFRARPRQSQLAAHASDPQSAPIQDRGVLEAKFAELQARYPEGTPVPKPDFWGGYRVRVQEWEFWQGRRNRMHDRFRYVREGEGEGWRIERLMP; encoded by the coding sequence ATGACCGACCTCACCGGCCTGCGCCTGTCGTACACCCGCGCCGAGCTGCGCCGCGCCGACCTGAACCCCGACCCCCTCGCCCAGTTTCAGGGCTGGCTCGACGAGGCCATCGGGGCGGGCCTGCGCGAACCCTACGCCCTGAGCCTCGCCACGGCGGACGCGGAGGGGCGGCCCTCGGTGCGGACCGTGCTGCTGCGCGGCGCCGAGGAGCGCGGCCTGACCTTCTACACCAACTACGACTCGCACAAGGGCCGCGACCTGGGCGTCAACCCCCGCGCCGAGGTGCTGTTCCACTGGCCCGAGCACGAGCGGCAGGTGCGCGCCTATGGCCCGGTCGAGCGCGTCCCCGAGGAGGAGAGCGCCGCCTACTTTCGCGCCCGGCCCCGCCAGAGCCAGCTCGCCGCGCACGCCAGCGACCCGCAGAGCGCGCCGATTCAGGACCGGGGGGTGCTGGAGGCGAAGTTCGCGGAGTTGCAGGCCCGCTACCCCGAGGGCACGCCGGTTCCCAAACCCGATTTCTGGGGCGGCTACCGGGTGCGGGTGCAGGAGTGGGAGTTCTGGCAGGGCCGCCGCAACCGCATGCACGACCGCTTCCGGTACGTCCGGGAAGGGGAGGGGGAGGGCTGGCGGATCGAGCGGCTGATGCCGTAG
- a CDS encoding pyroglutamyl-peptidase I, giving the protein MPTLLLTGFEPFHTHPVNPSAEAAQSLDGLALGGLEGGGVRVQSALLPVEPYAAGEALRALLGTHRPDAVLLTGLAAGRPQVTLERVALNVMDFVIPDNAGQTYRDAPACPDAPAPAAYLSTLPLREVLAAWREAGIPGDISNTAGLYVCNYVLYHALHTLARAGRAHVPCGFLHVPANPEVALAVPGDRPALPYLPQGEITRAVRVAAETLARRLERVAYAGGRSRPSLS; this is encoded by the coding sequence ATGCCCACGCTGCTGCTCACCGGCTTCGAGCCGTTTCACACCCACCCCGTCAACCCCAGCGCCGAGGCGGCCCAGAGTCTGGACGGTCTGGCGCTGGGCGGGCTGGAGGGCGGCGGCGTGCGCGTGCAGTCGGCCCTGCTGCCGGTGGAACCGTACGCAGCGGGAGAAGCCCTGCGCGCGCTGCTGGGCACCCACCGCCCGGACGCCGTGCTGCTCACCGGCCTCGCGGCGGGCCGTCCCCAGGTCACGCTGGAACGGGTGGCCCTGAACGTGATGGACTTTGTCATCCCCGACAACGCCGGGCAGACGTACCGGGACGCGCCCGCCTGCCCGGACGCGCCCGCGCCCGCCGCCTACCTCAGCACCCTGCCGCTGCGGGAGGTGCTGGCCGCGTGGCGGGAGGCCGGGATTCCGGGGGACATCAGCAACACGGCGGGGCTGTACGTGTGTAACTACGTGCTGTACCACGCGCTCCACACGCTCGCCCGCGCGGGCCGCGCCCACGTCCCCTGCGGCTTCCTGCACGTCCCCGCCAACCCGGAAGTCGCCCTCGCGGTCCCTGGAGACCGCCCGGCCCTCCCCTATCTGCCCCAGGGCGAGATCACGCGGGCGGTGCGGGTGGCGGCAGAGACGCTGGCGCGCCGCCTGGAGCGGGTGGCATATGCAGGCGGGCGCAGCCGCCCCAGCCTCAGCTGA
- the ppk1 gene encoding polyphosphate kinase 1, translated as MSTVANPDSPFLNRELSWLAFNERVLAEARDGRNPPLERLKYAAICGSNLDEFFMVRVAGIHRQIAAGVQATSPDGLRPGEALGLVRERTHRMLRQIEQAARRTLKDLAAQGVRLVRVADLGKRARAALREHYLTEIQPVLTPLVVDPSHPFPYLSNLSLNLAVLLDAGEDEAPDFARVKVPVGVLPRVVPVGGALLLLEDVIAAHLDDLFKGRHVIAAHTFRVTRNTDYEFEEDEAEDLLATIEDGLRRRRFGSAVRLEVTEEMPGKLVTFLQERLRLAPEDIFRLGGPLGTANLMSLPVDRPDLAFPAFVPAVADLDDEGEGAMFGTLRRGDVLLHHPYDGFHGVLNFLEEAAADPQVLAIKQTLYRTGDDPRLLGALRTAAENGKQVVALIELKARFDEQRNISWARELERAGAHVVYGVAGLKTHGKVTLVVRREPGGLRRYVHIGTGNYNPKTARLYTDLSLLTADAELGADVSELFNHLTGYAEARYARLLVAPDTARPGFVELIDREIAHAQAGQDAWVRVKVNSLTDPGMIEALYRASRGGVRVELIIRGVCCLRPGVPGLSETVRVRSLLGRYLEHARIYAFGGGGQPQVYFGSADWMSRNLDRRVEVVAPVLGGHHRDHFLRILDTEWADERGAWDLDVDGVYEKRVGDFSAQQAFADARHPG; from the coding sequence ATGAGCACGGTGGCGAATCCGGACAGCCCCTTTCTCAACCGCGAGCTGTCGTGGCTGGCCTTTAACGAGCGGGTACTGGCCGAGGCGCGCGACGGGCGCAATCCGCCGCTGGAACGGTTGAAGTACGCGGCGATCTGCGGCAGCAACCTCGACGAGTTCTTCATGGTCCGGGTGGCGGGCATTCACCGCCAGATCGCGGCGGGCGTGCAGGCGACGAGTCCCGATGGCCTGCGCCCCGGCGAGGCGCTGGGGCTGGTGCGCGAGCGGACCCACCGGATGCTGCGCCAGATCGAGCAGGCGGCCCGCCGGACCCTCAAGGACCTGGCGGCCCAGGGGGTGCGGCTGGTGCGGGTGGCCGACCTGGGCAAGCGCGCCCGCGCGGCGCTGCGCGAGCACTACCTCACCGAGATCCAGCCGGTGCTGACGCCGCTGGTGGTGGACCCCAGCCATCCCTTTCCGTACCTCAGCAACCTCAGCCTCAACCTGGCCGTGTTGCTGGACGCGGGCGAGGACGAGGCCCCCGACTTCGCGCGGGTCAAGGTGCCGGTGGGCGTGTTGCCGCGCGTGGTGCCGGTGGGCGGGGCGCTGCTGCTGCTCGAAGACGTGATCGCCGCGCATCTGGACGACCTGTTCAAGGGCCGCCACGTGATCGCGGCGCACACCTTCCGGGTGACCCGCAACACCGACTACGAGTTCGAGGAGGACGAGGCCGAGGACCTGCTCGCCACCATCGAGGACGGGTTGCGGCGGAGGCGCTTCGGGTCGGCGGTGCGGCTGGAGGTGACCGAGGAGATGCCGGGGAAGCTCGTCACCTTCCTGCAAGAGCGGCTGCGGCTGGCGCCCGAGGACATCTTCCGGCTGGGGGGACCGCTGGGCACCGCCAACCTGATGTCGCTGCCGGTGGACCGCCCCGACCTCGCCTTTCCGGCCTTTGTGCCTGCCGTGGCCGACCTCGACGACGAGGGAGAAGGCGCCATGTTCGGCACCCTGCGCCGGGGCGACGTGCTGCTGCACCACCCCTACGACGGGTTTCACGGCGTGCTGAACTTTCTGGAGGAGGCGGCCGCCGACCCGCAGGTGCTGGCGATCAAGCAGACGCTCTACCGCACCGGCGACGATCCCCGCCTGCTGGGCGCCCTGCGCACCGCCGCCGAGAACGGCAAGCAGGTCGTGGCTTTGATCGAACTCAAGGCCCGCTTCGACGAGCAGCGCAATATCTCCTGGGCGCGCGAGCTGGAGCGCGCCGGAGCGCACGTCGTGTATGGCGTGGCGGGCCTCAAGACCCACGGCAAGGTCACGCTGGTCGTGCGGCGCGAGCCGGGGGGCCTGCGGCGCTACGTGCATATCGGCACCGGGAACTACAACCCCAAGACCGCCCGGCTCTACACCGACCTGAGCCTGCTCACCGCCGATGCGGAACTGGGCGCCGACGTGTCCGAGCTGTTCAACCACCTCACCGGGTACGCCGAGGCCCGTTATGCCCGGCTGCTGGTGGCCCCCGACACCGCCCGCCCCGGTTTCGTGGAGCTGATCGACCGCGAGATCGCGCACGCGCAGGCCGGGCAGGACGCCTGGGTGCGGGTCAAGGTCAATTCGCTCACCGATCCCGGCATGATCGAGGCCCTCTACCGCGCCTCACGCGGGGGCGTACGCGTCGAGCTGATTATCCGGGGCGTGTGCTGCCTGCGCCCCGGTGTGCCCGGCCTCTCCGAGACGGTCCGGGTCCGCAGCCTGCTGGGGCGTTATCTGGAACATGCCCGCATCTACGCCTTCGGGGGCGGGGGGCAGCCCCAGGTCTACTTCGGAAGCGCCGACTGGATGAGCCGCAACCTCGACCGCCGCGTCGAGGTGGTCGCCCCGGTGCTTGGCGGGCACCACCGCGACCATTTCCTGCGCATCCTCGACACCGAGTGGGCCGACGAGCGCGGCGCCTGGGACCTGGACGTGGACGGCGTCTACGAGAAGCGGGTGGGCGACTTCAGCGCCCAGCAGGCCTTCGCCGACGCGCGCCACCCGGGCTAG
- a CDS encoding DNA-formamidopyrimidine glycosylase: MPELPEVETTRRKIEPLLAGRTILEVTHDAPHRYRDTQLAHGRRVNGLSRRGKYLMLHLAAADAAGEDGHDLELIVHLGMTGGFRLEEGPHTRVTLTTDAGTLYFHDPRRFGKMAVVPRGVYTGMPTLVGMGPEPLSDEFREEEFVRLAATAGAVKPWLLSQKPVSGVGNIYADESLWRAQIHPAQSALTPGEAGRLYHAVRDVMHEAVEAGGSSLGDGLGNYRQHDGEPGAFQGRHAVYGQTGEPCPRCGTDIRKIVLAQRGTHFCPQCQPLRTEDRP; encoded by the coding sequence ATGCCCGAACTGCCCGAGGTCGAGACCACGCGCCGCAAGATCGAGCCGCTGCTCGCGGGGCGCACCATCCTGGAGGTCACGCACGACGCGCCGCACCGCTACCGCGACACCCAGCTCGCGCACGGGCGGCGGGTCAACGGCCTATCCCGCCGGGGCAAGTACCTGATGCTGCACCTCGCGGCGGCGGACGCGGCCGGGGAAGACGGGCACGACCTCGAACTGATCGTGCATCTGGGCATGACCGGGGGCTTCCGGCTGGAGGAGGGGCCGCACACCCGCGTCACGCTGACCACCGATGCGGGCACCCTCTATTTCCATGACCCCCGGCGCTTTGGCAAGATGGCGGTGGTGCCGCGCGGCGTCTATACCGGGATGCCCACCCTGGTCGGGATGGGGCCGGAGCCGCTCTCGGACGAGTTCCGGGAAGAAGAGTTTGTCCGGTTGGCCGCGACGGCCGGAGCCGTCAAGCCCTGGCTGCTCTCGCAGAAGCCCGTGAGCGGCGTAGGCAACATCTATGCCGACGAGAGCCTGTGGCGGGCGCAGATTCATCCTGCCCAGAGTGCCCTGACTCCGGGGGAAGCGGGCCGCCTCTACCACGCGGTGCGCGACGTCATGCACGAGGCGGTGGAGGCGGGCGGCAGCTCGCTGGGTGACGGCCTGGGCAATTACCGCCAGCACGACGGCGAACCGGGGGCCTTCCAGGGCCGCCACGCCGTCTACGGGCAGACGGGGGAGCCTTGCCCCCGCTGCGGCACGGACATCCGCAAGATCGTGCTCGCGCAGCGCGGCACCCACTTCTGCCCGCAGTGTCAGCCCCTGCGAACGGAGGACCGCCCATGA